Sequence from the Ostrea edulis chromosome 8, xbOstEdul1.1, whole genome shotgun sequence genome:
TGGTAAGAAAGCATACAGTGTTGATGTAGGTCTACAGAGTTTGGGTCTCGACCACCACTCCCCAAGAAAATATAACCCCTCCCCAGAGAAACTGACCCCTCAAAGAGATGCAGGGGAATCCCCTATTGGCACTCCCAGAATGCATAGGAAGAATTACGCTCTTGATAAAGATGGGTATGGTGACATTGACCATGCACGGAAAAATCTCGTTCAGGGTTTCAGTACCGACAGCTGGACAGAAGTGCTACTTCGGACGAAAGAACCGGTGAAGACACTCGTCCAGAAGTTCGAGCCCAAGAGCCAGTGACTATGGAAGTTTTTCGTGTgaattatttttgaaacaatTAATATACACATCCTTCCAAATTTGCCATGTTCATGGAATTGATGAGACAAATCTGctgttttaatcatttatacTTCATTTCTGATGCGTGGGGAAAAAATTGGCCTTCATGATTTGAGTTTAGAAAGACGAGAAATAAAGTGTCCAATTTATCGTGAGAGAAACTTCCCGAGTTTTCTGCCCTGTACCTTGTGATAAAAGGAAACATTGAAACGCACGTACAATGGAGGAAACAATATTATGCGCCATTTACATGATTGCCCACACACTTAAACGGGTAGCTGTGAACACATCCACACCAGTCTTTGATCTGTGATAACATGCCTGCTCCGTCCTATGTTGCACTACTATCAGTAGTAATATTGTATAGATATTGTACATTGAGAGAGACGgtttgttttctgtattttgatTCAGTCTGATATGTCGCGTCGTATCGTGACctgaatacatttttttcattgttttaggTTTGCATTGCCTGTAATTATTCGACAGTTCGCCATTAATTTTTGTTGTATTTAAATGAATTCATGTGCAGACAATGTCAGatagtttttaattttgttcaccatgatttcattttgaatttgaaaccAAACTGATTGTGATTACATGTTCCAAACAATTGCAGTATTCATTAACAACTCACACCAATTCGACATCTAATGTACACAAATTCTTACTAGCACGTCCTGGTTCACCAATCACTGTCAAAGTTTGTCATCGTCTCAAGCCACTGTCCACACGACCGGTTAATTAACATAGAAGTGACATTTAACAAGTGAAAAAGGAGAGGTGGATCGTGTATTTTTGTCTGTGGTTTGTGACGATGTAAGTTTGCCGTATTTATTTACTAAAcagattttgttatttttaaatttattttttttttgtagagtTTTGATGGCCAAGGTAACAATGTAGTCTTTATACTGAGAGCTTACATTTTTTTCTAGCGACTTCCtttcgtgttttttttttaatgttaaattatTGGTGGCATGGTGCTTACAAAGAATTGTTTATAATCAAGTTGTAGCAGAAAAGTCAGGCCATTCCTTCTGTAATACTAATGCATCAAATCAAGTAGACAAGGCTCAATTTTGTaatcaaaaattttcattttttttaaaattattattattatttttaattatctTGATAGAGAGTCATCTGTGTGTTTCTGCTTTTAACCCTCTCCAGTTCCACAGCTGGAGAAGTAAATGTATAATGATTCTATGTCTTAAATTTCTTTATCTGTGGATTTATATTTTCTTATATTGAACTTAATTTATCTATTTTCCTCACAtaattaatcttttttttttaaataataaactaTTTAACATTTCCCGTACGGTTTTCTCACTAATGAATAATCACAAAACTCTGTATACACAAGTTAACTCCCTTGTTCTCACGTTACTAATATTTCTTGTACTTTCGCTTTCTCTTTGTGTCTCACTAACACTCCTAACAAGCGATATTCAGTAACTGAATGGGGGTCAAAATTAGaatcaaatgaaaatatcaaattattgtcttcagaaattgtttttaatattGTTAATTTCAGAAAAGATGACACATTCTTGTACATTCAAATTGTGCCAAAAATGTGCTATAAGAGAACCTATATTTTTGTATCTAATGTaactttttgatatttcatttgaaatcgggcatttagtttttatttattgtatgaGTGTAAGGTTACATTAATCCAGTGTTGGATACTTCCTACCAGTCAGTCACGACAACGACAAAATGACCATTCAAAATGAGCTGTCCATGAACTGACCATTCAAAATGAGCTGTCCGTGAAACTGGCCAGTGTGGGTTTCCACGTGTCAATggcatttattttcataatgtacttGTACACCTATATAGATGaaatatgtttatgtatattttgatgtcAGATGATATGTACATACCATTATATATACGTGTAAATTTTGACTCTATAGTTTAATTTATTGTCATTGGAATTTGATCTGTGTAGACAGACCAAACGAGAAATAAAGGTGTAAACGACCATGAAGTTTACTTTTTTCTGATTAGAACATTTATAACTTGTCTATGATGCTTGTCTTCCCTCAATATCACAAACATAACATATTATATCTTCGTTGCATACACTTTCTataacaaagaaaaaatatctttgtacatgatgaaattgatatgtatgtgtacatgtatgttaatatCTTGAGTTTCGATATAAGCAAATGCTCCAAAATGGATTTCGTCAACGCAAGCAACATATAGGATTTCTATTCGAAAAATTGCattagaaaatacaaaatatagagatattttttttaaatattcaaggGGACTGTCGCCCTCTTTTTGAGGTacgtcattttttaaaatggctATTCCAATGTGGAagttattgaattttaaaaaaataattggaAGACTTTAAAATTTCAAGGATAAAAATGGATTTGATTGAGACATACGATACCCAAACAAGTTGGTTAAAATTTTTGTATAACTAGttcatgtttaaaatatttcaagaaccTATATTTACCACAAAATTTCCCTATGGAATCGCCATTCTGTTTGCATTCttcacaaatctttacttgGAGTAGCTGCTGTCATAAAACAACAATACCCACACGCGTCGTATATGCGTAActagcaaaaacaaaaacaaaacaccacACTAGTTATTTTATAAATCACTTAAGATGCATGGTCAGGTTTAGCATAAAATGCTCAGATGAGAATACGTCCTTGGAGAGTAATAATCACAGGACGCAGGGCACTGAGCACCGAGAGTTTGTTCGTCGTTTATCACCCTATTTGCCCCTCGAGGTGTGAAAAACAGTCTAAAAACTTATTGCAcgtctacaggacaccacctatCACCTCCCAATACATGATTTAACCACTGATTAAAATGTAAGTGGAGTTACGGGAACCAGATGTTTTATGTAgaaaaacgttttttttttcaacctcCAATTGCCTCCCTAAAGGTGAATATGAAAACTTCCCAAACCTTATTGCACACTTACAGGTATTACCTTTACAGGTATAGGACAACGCCAATTATCTTTCAAcagatgatttggctactgcgtAAATTGTaagagttctgggaaccaggttttttGTAGAAAAACGTCATTTAGCCTCTagggtgaaaataaaaattctgaaatCTTATCGCACATCTTCAGGACACCGCTAATCTGGTAAAATGTATGAGTTTTGAGAaccaagtttttaaaaaaaaaaatcggttttgtttttctattttgttCCCCTGgatgaatttgaaaattctgaaaccatATTGTACATTTGCAGGACACCACTGTCATATTCGAAAATATTATTGGGTTACTACTTGTAAagagtttgaggaagaagaaagtgaTGGACAGTCGGACCAGGGTATCTATTAACGATATACCCAAACCATAGAAAGTGCGGATATAAAACTGAAATCCTTCAAAAACGTATTTTGGTAGATTACGTGCATCAATAGCAATTCacattgttgtttgatcaaatagTACAAAATTTCTTAACATCAACCAAGCCTTGCAACACAAGTTTAAATCCCAAATATTAAGGTTTGTTCAAACTATAGAGGTCCCAGAATAGGGTTTACATGCATACAAGATAATTTCAGTGAAACGCTCTAACAGAGATGTAATATTTACACGTGTCAATTTAATGTGCAAGCATCCTTATTTAGTAAAGATGTTTGTTCATGATCTTCGGGACAACGGCCAACACATAGGATAGAAAAATTCTGAAAATTTGCGCTATACCCCAGAAAAAAATAGCAACATGAAAATTGCATGAATTTTTGGCCACGTGACTTTGACATTCATCAATGTCATTATGTATTGTCAATGATGATCCTTTGCTTGTTCATTtataaatgaaaggcgaagattacaaacagtgatcaatctcatatctcgtACATCTTCTACGTGACGTAGGTTAGTAGCGCGAGAAAATCACACTATTCTTCGCTGTTTCCTTAGTCGGGTGGTTAGAATTCTTTCACAGAACTTTACGACATCTGACCCACAACTTCTCAGAATGAGCAGCTCGTGCCTCCCCATAATAGCCAAGATTTTTTTCATGGTatgtattttgcaaattcgAGAGCGGACCTCTCTTCTCTTCGTTGTGACTCTCTTGGTCGGGGCAGCGGTGGTTTGTGAGTGATTGTCGTTCACTCGGACACTTCGATATCCCCcaggtacatacatgtaggcctacaaGTTGTCGTTCGTTACTTCCTTGTTTTGTAGTGTGAATCACGTGATGATCGCTAAACCTTAGTAGACATGATTAGTATTAGGATGGGGAAACGTGGGGTGCCATGTCTACTGATGATACCAGCACATAATTGAGAATGATTACAAGATAATTTGCTGAATATACGTGAGAAATGTAAACGAGGTGCGTACTTTCATTAATTGTTTGTTTACCTGTCAGGGCAGGTATATacgttttgtgtgtgtgtttgtttgctTTTCATGTTATCGTTTTTACCCAAGAATCTTGAAATATATGCGAGTATACAGacaaatgtgcctcacgtgaacTTCATTAGAATtgctgttcacgtgaaatttacatgaaattcaCGGGAATATGACGTGAAAAGTCTTTCCCGGTTAACAAACGTTGTTGAATATTTTATCAGGTCCAGTCCatagactatttctacctacgtagatACTTATAGCTACATaagtatttaaacctactccaggtagctatttttacctactttttcatttacttgcatttcatggacaaacgcaggaacggcgcattatggtgtgtaccaaatttcttgattcacttacactgatgatgaataccacaaaaacattggacaaaaaatgattactttctaacctttcaaatttggatCAATAACTgcacccagttccattttctaggaTCTTGGGATCAAAGCTACGTGATAGAAAGTctagaatgtcttacaaatctgtattaattttaaagtttaccttcatgcattttcaCATTGAAGGTTTTTGAGGagatttttcatgcatttcctctaCATTCTGCACCCTCGTAAAGCATTCAAATTTACAATCCTAATTTTGccgtgcacatgcacaacatgatacataaaacgactgacctttttaaaagatgcgccttaattattatttatttatatttttaaaaaacaggtaaaagtagatagaagtagctactttaagtaggtttaaatacgtaggtacagtccctgaaacgttcttctttcccatttgaacggtgagcgaacagtgaacgcacggtgagcggatggtgaacgaacgcagagtgaacggtgaacgaacgcagagcaaacggtgaacgcaattcggtgaacggtgagcgaacgcagagcgcaaagtgaacggtgaacgaacgtaCGCTGAGCGCAAaaccggaaaaccggatcacacgctgtgaaatccacagtatcagaGAACGATACAtcgatgggtatataataaatatatatataaaccctGGGTAGGGGCGGAattgggtatccaaataaagtgaaattgtctgtgctttatatttcttcacttagggcagttatgttcatttaagagttcattgctatttctgtgctttatatataaaatacttcgaatgcaatgtgtatcatgtatgatcctcttaaaatgtacgttaaataactgtattccatttccattctcaatgaccgtgtaacgtatgacagcgtggcgagaattccatcgtcatcgaaagcaagttttattagacttgcctagatggtcgagcggtctagcgcgttGGTCACACGCTGCTAGGATATTTGGTTcggcaggtcgtgagttcaatcccgggtaggggcggaagtgggtatccaaataaagtgaaattctCTGTGCTAACAATTATTACCCGATTTAATTGATGCTTGATAGATTAAAATCGAAACCAGCTACCAGAGTTTACTTGAACTCAGGTATTTGAACcaccatttttatttaaagCTTGACTGCAAAATTTACTTTGTATCCGGATTGTTTCGGTGTGGATCAtgtcgtttcatgaaaagtTTGCTCTCCATAAATGGCTCCGATATTGCATAATAAGGTTTTCTAACATTATGAACATCTCATTACTAACATGAATAATAGCCATTAAACTCTGAAGACTTCTGTTTGACAAATCAATGCTTCTCGTACTGTTTGAATTACAcgaaagatacatgtaccattatcACAAAGTTAATAGCAAAGTTTTCCTTCTCATTTCAGCATTTCTAGAAAAACAAAATGGCGACCAGTTACGGACAGGACGTGATACGGTGTGAACTTTGTGAGAATCCGGCAGAATTCCACTGCAATCTCTGTATTACAGGCTTGTGTGAGAACTGTGTTTTAAAACACATGAAAGATAAAACTAAAACACATGAAGTGGTGGagtttaaaaatagaaaagaaaatcTCGTGTATCCCGAATGTAAATCTCACGAGAGTAAATGCGAGACTTACTGTCGTGGATGTAAAGTTCCCGtatgtattaaatgcattattaGTATGCATAAAGAGCACGACGTCACAGAAATAGAAGAAATCATTCAAAGACAGAGAGAACTTATCGAGTTTGATACACAGAAACTCAGGaagaaaatagaaaatttacaaatacgTGAAGAGGATACCTCGAAAAGGGAGGAGGCATTTGATAAGGTCACCGCTGATATAACCCAGAGAGAACAAGAAATAGAAGGAATGGTCCACGATGTGGCTGAAAAGATGAGAAAAGAGGTTGCTGAGAAGAAACAAGAGAACAAAGTGGTGAATGCTGAAAACAAGTCTAAAGTATCCGACGCAGAGCGTAAGCTACAACGAACTATAGAGAATAACGGCGAACTTCTACAGTCCAGAAATATCATGGATTTTATCAATTATCGTGCTGCTAATGACGATTTGACAAAGGACATAGAACTGGCTAGGAATCTCTGCCCAATATTCCTATGCAGCGAAATTAAGGAGAATCAAATTATGCCGCTATTTGGATCGTTATCTTTTCGAGAGGACAATAAGGTGAGACAAATATTAAACCTAAAAGACACGCCAGAGCTCCTGGCTACCATACAGAGTCCGTACAGGGTACTGTGGAGAATAGTATGTGCTGGGAAGGATAAAATTTGGACAAGTGGGAGAAGAAACGATATAACGCAAATAGATAGGAAGGGGAACATTTTACTGAGTATAAAAACCCATGGGAATCATTGGGTGTTATCAATAGATAATCAGCAGCGCTTAGTGTTTTCAAAATCGTATGATACCAAGGTCTACATGTACAAGGAGGGAAATGTAGAGACATGTTTGAATCTGACGAATTGGCTTCCGAGGGGCATCTGTCACACAAAGAATGGGGATATGTTAGTGAGTATGCGCtctgaaaataaaaaacaaagtaAAGTGGTGCGGTACTCGGGCACCACGGAGACTCAGACGATCCAGTATGACGGACAGGGAGAGCCATTGTTTTCTACTAGTTCAACAGCTGTGCTTCTTCTGACTGAGAATGGGAATGGAGATATTTGTGTTTCTGACAATAGCGGGCATGAAGTGGTCGTGGTGAATGCGTCTGGGGGATTAAGATTTAAGTACCGGGGCAGTCAGCAATCCAAGTACACAGCATTTCAACCATACAAAATAGCTACTGATGTCAACCATCACATTCTGATAAACGACAATATGAATAACATTGTCCACATTACAGACAGTGGCGGTAACTGTATCCGTTATATAGAATATCCGTGTAGTGGAGGACTTAGTATTGATGCTGAACAT
This genomic interval carries:
- the LOC125661410 gene encoding uncharacterized protein LOC125661410 → MATSYGQDVIRCELCENPAEFHCNLCITGLCENCVLKHMKDKTKTHEVVEFKNRKENLVYPECKSHESKCETYCRGCKVPVCIKCIISMHKEHDVTEIEEIIQRQRELIEFDTQKLRKKIENLQIREEDTSKREEAFDKVTADITQREQEIEGMVHDVAEKMRKEVAEKKQENKVVNAENKSKVSDAERKLQRTIENNGELLQSRNIMDFINYRAANDDLTKDIELARNLCPIFLCSEIKENQIMPLFGSLSFREDNKVRQILNLKDTPELLATIQSPYRVLWRIVCAGKDKIWTSGRRNDITQIDRKGNILLSIKTHGNHWVLSIDNQQRLVFSKSYDTKVYMYKEGNVETCLNLTNWLPRGICHTKNGDMLVSMRSENKKQSKVVRYSGTTETQTIQYDGQGEPLFSTSSTAVLLLTENGNGDICVSDNSGHEVVVVNASGGLRFKYRGSQQSKYTAFQPYKIATDVNHHILINDNMNNIVHITDSGGNCIRYIEYPCSGGLSIDAEHNLVIGDESSGKIKILKYLK